The nucleotide sequence TCCAGTAATTCAAGCAGACCTTACAACTGAGGCAGGTCAAGCATATACCGCAGCCGCAGTAAATACTGTTGATAAAATTGAGCTTGTTGTTACAAAAGACGACCTTACCCTGCCAAAGGGAACCACAAAGATTCGTGTTGGCCATTTCTCGCCTAATGCCCCTGAGGTAACTGTGAAATTAAAAGACGGAAAGCCTGTTTTCGAAAATGTTGCTTTTAAAGATGTAACAAGCTTTACTCAGTTATCTCCAGGAATTTATGACTTTGTCGTCAATACAGCTGTAGGAAATCAACAAGTACTTGATTTATCAGGCACAAAGCTAGAAGCTGATACAATTTACTCAGTGTATGCGGTTAATACAGCTGATAAAATCGAGCCGCTTATCGTTACATATTCATTGGATATGCAAACCATTGCAATGAATGGAGGAGCAGATGCACTGCCTGAACGTCCTTCTTCTACTCCTTATATTGCAGCAAGCGCTCTAATTGCCGGGCTGGTTCTATTTGTTGGAATGAACAAAGCACTACGAAATCGATAGAAGATAAACGCCGATTCTCTTAGGAGGATCGGCTTAATTTATGAAGTGGTTTTGACGATGAATACGATTTACAAACCCTATAAAGACAAGGAATTATCGCTTCTTTATGAATTATTGCTGTGTAATTTTTTCCTTTTACACTATTGTAAGATGATTAAACAGAATGTTATAATAATTGTCACAAAACGTTCACTATTTATGAAAGCGTTGACATAAACCTTAAAAGGAGGAAGCGCATATGGATATTTTAGCAATGTATCTTGTCTTCAGCACATTGTCACCCTTTTTCCTATGGAAAGAAAATCGTTTAACTTCAATTATTCAAATACCTTTTGCAATGGTAATGTGGGTGTACTTTGTTCTTTACATTCATGGAGATGTGATGTCTTCTACTGTTCATAATGTATTATTAGCTGGTGTTTTTGCTAGTGTTATCCTTTCACATGTGGGAATTATCATTCACTTCTTTGGTGATGAAATCAAGCGAAAATATAAAGGCGAAAATTATTTGTTGGAGAAATAAAAGTATCCCCTTGCCGTCGATAAAACGGTAAGGGGATAGCTTTATTAGAACCACATTACCCAGATAGAGCCTGCCACAATTGCAAAGGCCACAAAGGCTGAGAAATACATCATTCCAGATTGAATGTTCCCACTATCTGTTTCATTTACATGCATAAACATAAACAACTGAATACTTGCTTGTACGACAGCGAGCAGCACAATAATTGTTAAGATGACCTTAATCGATAGTGATGTATAGAGTGCTACCCAAAGAGCAATTAACGTTAAGATAATAGATAGTGCAAATCCAATGACGTGCTTCCATGGGAAATGATTGTGTCCAGCCATGTTACAACACCATCCCTGTTAAATAAACTGCAGTAAAGATAAAGATCCAAACAACATCAAGAAAGTGCCAATATAAGCTTGAAATAAATACTTTCTTCGCTGTGGCTGGATTCAAACCGCGTTGTTTCAGCTGAATTAAGATTAAGGTGATCCAGCCGATACCAAGTGATACGTGTAATCCGTGTGTTCCTAACAAAGTAAAGAAGCCTGACCAGTATGCACTCGTTCCGATTGTTGCACCCTCATGTACATAATGAATAAACTCATCAATCTCAAAATACAAGAATCCGAGCCCAAGAAGCAGTGTCATGATCATCCAAGTTACAAGGCCCTTTAAGTTATTACGACGCATTTCATGAATGGCTATCCCGCATGTAAAACTACTTGTCAAAAGTAGAAAGGTTTCAATTAGAACGCCTTTTAGTTCAAACAGTTCACCTGGAGCAGGGCCCTCGCCTGTTCGCCCCCATAATACAAGGTATGAACCAAACAGCGTCGCAAATAAGGCTACTTCTGCCCCTAAGAAAATCCAAAATCCAAGAATATTTAAACGTCCTGTTTCTGACTGATATTCCATTGGCATATCTTTATATTTATCTGGATGAGCAGTTTCCATGTTCAGCCCTCCTTTACGCTTTTACAGCCTTTTCTGTTTTCTCTACTTCATCAACACTGATATGATAACCCTCATCATAATCGAAAGAACGCATTATCATTGTAATTAGAACGCCGATTGCTCCGAGGATTCCGACTGTATACCAACTAAAGACAAGCCCAAAACCGCTAATAAAGAAAAAGATCGACATCACAAAAGGCCTTCCCGAATTGCTAGGCATATGAATCTCTTCATATTTTTTCGGATTCATAAATGCTTCTGCTTCGCCGTTCTGCTTCATTTTCCAGAAAGCATCTAGACTAGTTACAGTTGGGATTTTCGCAAAGTTATAATGTGGAATCGGCGTATGTGTTGCCCATTCAAGTGTACGACCATCCCATGCATCACCAGTTGTTTCACGCTTCGCGTAACGTGCGCTCCAATAAATGTTATAGACAAGGATTAAGAAACCAAGTCCCATACCAAATGCTCCTACTGTTGCAGTCGCATTCATCGTAAACCAGCCGCTATCTGCCGCATATGTGTAAACCCGACGCGGCATACCATCTAACCCAAGGAAATACATCGGGAAGAAACAAACGTTAAAGCTGATTGTGAAAATCCAGAATGCCCACTTTCCTAGGCGTTCATTTAATTTATGATTAAACATTTTCGGATACCAAAATACTAAACCTGCAAAACAAGCAAATACGGTACCAGCAATTAACACATAATGAAAGTGTGAAACTAAGAAATACGTATTGTGATACTGATAGTCCGCTGCTGCCATTGCAAGCATTACACCAGTTACGCCTCCGATTGTAAAGTTCGGAATAAATGCTAATGCCCAAAGCATCGGTGTAGTAAATTTAATTTTTCCTTTGTATAACGTAAAGAGCCAGTTAAAGATTTTGACCCCTGTTGGTATTGCAATTGCCATCGTTGTAATCGAGAAAACTGAATTCTCTGCCGCACCAGCACCCATCGTAAAGAAGTGATGGACCCAAACGACATAACTTAACCCTGCAATTCCGACCATTGAAAAGACCATTGCTTTGTAACCGAAAAGGTTCTTGCGGGCAAATGTACTAATAATTTCAGAAAAGATACCGAAAGCTGGCAATATAACAATGTATACTTCAGGGTGCCCCCAAATCCAAAAGAGGTTTGCCCAAAGCATTGGCATTCCCTCCCCTGCAAGGGTAAAGAAATGTGAACCAAACAAACGGTCAAGTGTCATCATCGCTAAAGCAACTGTTAACACAGGAAACGCGAAGACGATAATAACGGATGTAATCAGCGTAGACCACGTAAAGATCGGCATCCGCATCAATGACATGCCTGGTGCACGCATTTTAAAAATTGTTGTTAAGAAATTAATTCCCGTTAAGAGCGTACCAATACCTGAAATCTGTAAGCCTAGTAAATAATAGTTCTGGCCCGGCCCTGGGCTTAACTCATTACCTGCAAGCGGCATATAACTTGACCATCCCGCTTGTGGCGATCCACCAATTACGAATGAGATATTAAAAAGCATCGCTCCAATGAAGAATGTCCAGAAACTAACAGCATTTAAATATGGAAATGCAACATCCCGTGCCCCAATTTGCAGCGGCACAACAACGTTCATAAGCCCAATTAAGAAAGGCATTGCCATGAAGATAATCATGATTGTACCGTGCGTTGTGAAAATTTCATTATAGTGACTCGCTTCTAAGAACTTTACCCCTGGCATTGCAAGCTGTGTGCGCATCATTAATGCATCTACACCGCCGCGGAATAGCATTAATAAAGAAGCGATAATATACATAATTCCAATTTTCTTATGATCAACTGTTGTTAACCATTCGCTCCAAAGCCATTTCCACTTCTTAAAATAAGTAAGGACAAAGATAACCCCAATCATTGTCAACGCTATTGATACATCTGCTGCGTAGATAATGGGTTCGCCCGTGACAAAAAACTCATCGAGCCTCATTGCTTTCGCCTCCTGATGTTAATGGGATTCCTTCGCTTCGCCATTATTGTGCTCTTTACGAACTTTTATCGCATAATCAGCTTCTTTGGCGTGATCTACCCATTTCGAATGTGTTGATGAAAATGTCATGTTGTCTGTGTTACCTTTTAGCATCAGTTGATCATATTGATCTTTCGTCAACTTAGGCGCTGTTTGCTGAACTTTTTGCACCCAACTTTCAAAGTCTTTCTCTTTCTGGGCATATACTTTGAAACGCTGTTCTGCAAAGCCTTCCCCTGTATAGTTAGCGTTTCGTCCTTTGTACACTCCAGGCTCATCTGCTTGTAAATAAAGTTTCGTTTGCATACCTGCCATGTTATATTTCTGACCACCTAATGAAGGGATCCAAAGTGCTGCCATCGAATCGGCTGATGTTAACTTAAACAGTACAGGTCTATCTTCAGGAATGTGCAAGTAATTGACTGTTTCAATATTCTGCTCTGGATAAGTAAAAATCCATTTCCAATCCACAGAAGTCGCTTCAATAACCAAAGGCTCTTTGTGAGCTGTTGCTTTTGGTGCTTCTTCTAATGCATAGATCGTTTTTACTGTCGGTACTGAAAGCGCAATAACAATTAAAATAGGAATAGCTGTCCAAACAATCTCCAACACTTTACTTCCTTCTTGCTCTACAGTTTCTCGATCTTTGTCACCAGGTCGTTCACGATATTTAACAATAAAAATAGTAAAGAGAACAAAGACGACACCGACGATAAATAGCATGAACCAAATTGACAGCATGATTAAGTCTCTTTGGGCGGCGCCAACAGGTCCCTTTGGGTCAAGGACTGTCAATTGACTACAACCGCTTAATGCTAAAACTACCGCCATCGTGCTTAAAGCTAACATTTTCCTTAACGCATTCATGATGTCGGCCACCTTTCTTTTATCACTTTGACAACATATCTATGGTAATAACCTCTTGAAAAAATAGCCACTTGCAATACCATTACCCCTCGCAATGTATTACAAACGCGGTCTCTTTCATTATCGTAGCAAAACAAAAAAAGGGATGCTTGAGCATGTGAAAAGTGACACAAAATGCTCAAGCATTATTCACATTTCCGACAAAACTTTATCAACGTTTATTCATCATTTTGTTAGTGATTTTCTTTTAAGGAATTTAAGTTCCATTCCTGTCAATTGCTTTCTACCTTTGTCCGATTTCAGTGCGACTGGATAAAAGGTGACGAAGCTTCGTTGTCTTAAACTCGATAATCGGCTGTGTAACGATATAAACAACGCGACTGGATAGCAAGAACGTAAGTCCAAGCGCTACAAGTGAAAGTAGTACAAAATCTTGCCAATTATTTAAGTCAAACACATTTGCATTTCGGACATATTGAATAATAAATCCATGCAGCAAATATACATACAGCGTTCTTCCACCTAAATCTGTGAAGAAATATTGCTTAGAAGGAACAAGCGATAAGAAACTAAACGTGATGATAAATGTTCCAATATACCATAATGAACGATATAATCCTCCAAGCGCTCCTACATTCAATACTTCATAAGATTTCGAACCTAACAGCCAATCCGAATTGAATTCTGGTATGAAGTAAAATACTAAAAAGCCTATCGAAATAACGGAGATCGCTCCAATTCGAACTCGAATATTCTGCAGCCATTTAAAATGTTCATGTTTCATATAGAAACCTGCAAGGAAAATAGGTAAAAACACAAATGTACGAGACAAACTTAAATAGTTTCCAACAAAACTGATATAACCTACTAGCACACCAAGCACTAATGTTACCGGCAAGGTCCACTTCCAATCGAATTTCGTTACAACGTACAGTAGAAGGTTCCAGAAAAATAAGCTTAGCAAGAACCACAACGACCATTGCGGATCGAAAGGGTCAACAACAAAGGAATCCTTCTTATGAATAAATACATAGTAGATCGCGTAAATTGCTTGGAACATAAAATACGGAATGACAAGCTTCTTAGCGATTTTCCCGACATACCCTTTCTTACGGAACCCTTTCGCAAAATAACCTGATATTAGAATAAAAGCAGGCATATGAAACGTATAAATTAACCAATAAAAAGTGGAACCAATATGACTCTTATCAGTAAATGGTGTTAATAAATGACCAAACACAACTAACAATATGAGCAGAAACCTTGCATTATCGTAATAGGCTTCGCGTTGCATATACCTCACCCTTTTTTATAATTTAGTAATGTTAGAGATTTGAATTTTAATAAAGCATTCGATTATATAACCTTTTTCTATAGGTTTTAAACAAATGTAATTATATGTTAAACAACCTAATTTTCTAGAAATAAAGCGTTTCTCCTCCTATTCACACTACTTTTCACACTAAAAAAGCCCCTTTCAGCCATAGCGTAAAAGGCGCTTCTGATTAATTAATAATAGCAGGAATGGAAGGTTTACTCACTAATTATTCCAAACCCAACACTCATTACGATTCCAATCAGAACGAATGAATATTTATAAGATTAAGCCTTTGAGATCCCCTTGAAAAATGAATAATTATCAACTATATTGATATAGTGCAAATAATGCTTTGTGCATACAACATTCATTTAAATACATGTCACGAAGCAAAATTCAAATTATTTCAATATATTAAATGCGTAATTAATAAAGGAGCATTCAACATGAATACAGAACGTCCACAGCTTAAGAGCTTTCTCATGTTTCTTATTCCTTCTCTAATAGGGATTTTCCTGTTTATGACCCCTATTCAATATAAGGACCAGATTACGATTCCAATTGCAATTTTCTCTAATTTCTTGCAAGACCTATTAGCGGGCTACTTACCGCTAATTATGACAGGTATCATATCACTTACCTTTCTTATTACACTGGCAGCAAAAATCATTCCATCTAAAACAGGCAAACCAAACTTCTACCGAAATCTATTTGATGTTCATCCAATTTGGGTTATCATTCGTGGGCTTGGAATGGTCTTTGCTGTAATGACCCTGCTGGAAAAAGGACCTGAGGCTGTTACATCAGGTAATACAGGAGGACTTCTTCTAAATGACTTGTTACCGGTTTTATTTGCAGTGTTCTTATTTGCCGGTATGTTTCTACCGTTGCTTTTGAATTTTGGTTTACTCGAATTATGCGGGGCGCTTCTCACAAGGATTATGCGGCCTATTTTCACTCTTCCAGGACGTTCTTCTATTGACTGTATGGCTTCTTGGATGGGTGACGGTACAATTGGTGTACTACTAACGAGCAAACAATATGAGGAAGGATATTATACGAAGCGTGAGGCTGCAGTTATTGGGACAACCTTTTCTGTTGTCTCTATCACCTTCAGTCTTGTTGTTCTTTCTCAAGTCGGTCTTGAAGACTACTTTGTTCCTTATTACTTAACAATTCTTGCGGCTGGATTTGTAGCAGCCCTCATTTGTCCGCGTATCCCACCGCTTTCAAAGAAAACTGATACATTTTACAATAAAGAACAAAAAGGAAGCGATGAAGCAATCCCTAAAGGCTACTCACCCATGCGCTGGGGCTTACTGCAAGCTTCAAAGAAAGCTGAAAAAAACAAGAGCTTGAAAGGCTTCCTACTTGATGGTGTGAAGAATATTCTTGATATGTGGATGGGCGTTGCCCCAATTGTTATGGCACTTGGTACATTAGCGCTCATTATCGCTGAATATACACCTGTATTCGAATGGCTCGGTATGCCATTTATTCCATTCCTTCAGCTACTGCAAGTGCCAGAAGCTGCTGAGGCTTCGAAAACCTTAGTTGTCGGCTTTGCAGATATGTTCCTGCCATCCGTAATTGCAACTGGCATTGAAAGTGACATCACACGCTTCATTGTGGCTTGTGTATCTGTAACCCAGTTAATTTACATGTCAGAAGTCGGTGGTTTATTGCTAGGTTCAAAGATCCCGATTTCTATTAAGGAGCTATTTATTATCTTTATTGAACGCACAATTATTACCCTCCCTGTTATTACACTTTGTGCGCACATTATTTTTTAATGATAAGAAAGCCTGTCACATGATGTGGCAGGCTTTTATAAATGATATTCTTTCATTTTTCGATACAATGTATTTCTCCCTACTCCAAGTATTCGTGCGGCATGTGAGACATTTCCTTCTGTTGTATGTAGGGCATTTTCAATTGCGGACTTTTCAGCTTGCTTTAAGGTAAGCGGTGCTTGCTTTGGTGGCTCATTGCTTTCAAAGTGTAAATGCTCAGCATCGACAACCTTTTCTTCTGCATGAAATAATGCCTGGACCATCATACTTCGTAATTCACGAATGTTGCCCGGCCAGTGATACTCCTGTATTTTTTGGGCAGCCTTTTCTGTTAGAGAAGCACCATGATACTCCTTATTGAGAAAGTACTGTGCAAGCTCTCCTACATCTGTTCGTTCACGCAAAGACGGTAATGAGAGTGTAATTTCTTTCAAGCGATAATAGAGATCTTCCCGAAAGTTTCCTTTTTTCACTTCTTCTAGAAGGTCCCGGTGAGTAGCAGATATGATGCGGACGTCGACCGCTTTTGGTGTTACAGCACCAACAGGCATAATTGTTTTTTCTTGAAGTACCCGCAGCAATGCCGCTTGTCCTCTTAAAGACATATCTCCAATCTCATCAAGAAAAATCGTTCCACCTTGGGCCGCCTCGAACTTTCCTTTCTTACCAGAACGGTTCGCACCTGTAAATGAACCTGCTTCATATCCGAATAATTCACTTTCAATTAAGCTGTCAGGAATGGCACTGCAATTCACTGC is from Bacillus tianshenii and encodes:
- the qoxB gene encoding cytochrome aa3 quinol oxidase subunit I; protein product: MRLDEFFVTGEPIIYAADVSIALTMIGVIFVLTYFKKWKWLWSEWLTTVDHKKIGIMYIIASLLMLFRGGVDALMMRTQLAMPGVKFLEASHYNEIFTTHGTIMIIFMAMPFLIGLMNVVVPLQIGARDVAFPYLNAVSFWTFFIGAMLFNISFVIGGSPQAGWSSYMPLAGNELSPGPGQNYYLLGLQISGIGTLLTGINFLTTIFKMRAPGMSLMRMPIFTWSTLITSVIIVFAFPVLTVALAMMTLDRLFGSHFFTLAGEGMPMLWANLFWIWGHPEVYIVILPAFGIFSEIISTFARKNLFGYKAMVFSMVGIAGLSYVVWVHHFFTMGAGAAENSVFSITTMAIAIPTGVKIFNWLFTLYKGKIKFTTPMLWALAFIPNFTIGGVTGVMLAMAAADYQYHNTYFLVSHFHYVLIAGTVFACFAGLVFWYPKMFNHKLNERLGKWAFWIFTISFNVCFFPMYFLGLDGMPRRVYTYAADSGWFTMNATATVGAFGMGLGFLILVYNIYWSARYAKRETTGDAWDGRTLEWATHTPIPHYNFAKIPTVTSLDAFWKMKQNGEAEAFMNPKKYEEIHMPSNSGRPFVMSIFFFISGFGLVFSWYTVGILGAIGVLITMIMRSFDYDEGYHISVDEVEKTEKAVKA
- the qoxC gene encoding cytochrome aa3 quinol oxidase subunit III yields the protein METAHPDKYKDMPMEYQSETGRLNILGFWIFLGAEVALFATLFGSYLVLWGRTGEGPAPGELFELKGVLIETFLLLTSSFTCGIAIHEMRRNNLKGLVTWMIMTLLLGLGFLYFEIDEFIHYVHEGATIGTSAYWSGFFTLLGTHGLHVSLGIGWITLILIQLKQRGLNPATAKKVFISSLYWHFLDVVWIFIFTAVYLTGMVL
- a CDS encoding YjiH family protein gives rise to the protein MNTERPQLKSFLMFLIPSLIGIFLFMTPIQYKDQITIPIAIFSNFLQDLLAGYLPLIMTGIISLTFLITLAAKIIPSKTGKPNFYRNLFDVHPIWVIIRGLGMVFAVMTLLEKGPEAVTSGNTGGLLLNDLLPVLFAVFLFAGMFLPLLLNFGLLELCGALLTRIMRPIFTLPGRSSIDCMASWMGDGTIGVLLTSKQYEEGYYTKREAAVIGTTFSVVSITFSLVVLSQVGLEDYFVPYYLTILAAGFVAALICPRIPPLSKKTDTFYNKEQKGSDEAIPKGYSPMRWGLLQASKKAEKNKSLKGFLLDGVKNILDMWMGVAPIVMALGTLALIIAEYTPVFEWLGMPFIPFLQLLQVPEAAEASKTLVVGFADMFLPSVIATGIESDITRFIVACVSVTQLIYMSEVGGLLLGSKIPISIKELFIIFIERTIITLPVITLCAHIIF
- a CDS encoding acyltransferase family protein; amino-acid sequence: MQREAYYDNARFLLILLVVFGHLLTPFTDKSHIGSTFYWLIYTFHMPAFILISGYFAKGFRKKGYVGKIAKKLVIPYFMFQAIYAIYYVFIHKKDSFVVDPFDPQWSLWFLLSLFFWNLLLYVVTKFDWKWTLPVTLVLGVLVGYISFVGNYLSLSRTFVFLPIFLAGFYMKHEHFKWLQNIRVRIGAISVISIGFLVFYFIPEFNSDWLLGSKSYEVLNVGALGGLYRSLWYIGTFIITFSFLSLVPSKQYFFTDLGGRTLYVYLLHGFIIQYVRNANVFDLNNWQDFVLLSLVALGLTFLLSSRVVYIVTQPIIEFKTTKLRHLLSSRTEIGQR
- the qoxD gene encoding cytochrome aa3 quinol oxidase subunit IV; amino-acid sequence: MAGHNHFPWKHVIGFALSIILTLIALWVALYTSLSIKVILTIIVLLAVVQASIQLFMFMHVNETDSGNIQSGMMYFSAFVAFAIVAGSIWVMWF
- a CDS encoding spore morphogenesis/germination protein YwcE, translated to MDILAMYLVFSTLSPFFLWKENRLTSIIQIPFAMVMWVYFVLYIHGDVMSSTVHNVLLAGVFASVILSHVGIIIHFFGDEIKRKYKGENYLLEK
- the qoxA gene encoding cytochrome aa3 quinol oxidase subunit II, which encodes MNALRKMLALSTMAVVLALSGCSQLTVLDPKGPVGAAQRDLIMLSIWFMLFIVGVVFVLFTIFIVKYRERPGDKDRETVEQEGSKVLEIVWTAIPILIVIALSVPTVKTIYALEEAPKATAHKEPLVIEATSVDWKWIFTYPEQNIETVNYLHIPEDRPVLFKLTSADSMAALWIPSLGGQKYNMAGMQTKLYLQADEPGVYKGRNANYTGEGFAEQRFKVYAQKEKDFESWVQKVQQTAPKLTKDQYDQLMLKGNTDNMTFSSTHSKWVDHAKEADYAIKVRKEHNNGEAKESH
- a CDS encoding DUF4397 domain-containing protein; this translates as MKKFAYICSSMLVLLLAFTLPTNAFAKETVKESMVRIIHASPDAPAVDIYVDGKLVAEKAAFKDVTDYLKLPAGKYKVEVFASGTKDEQDPVIQADLTTEAGQAYTAAAVNTVDKIELVVTKDDLTLPKGTTKIRVGHFSPNAPEVTVKLKDGKPVFENVAFKDVTSFTQLSPGIYDFVVNTAVGNQQVLDLSGTKLEADTIYSVYAVNTADKIEPLIVTYSLDMQTIAMNGGADALPERPSSTPYIAASALIAGLVLFVGMNKALRNR